A region of Desulfovibrio sp. DNA encodes the following proteins:
- a CDS encoding HypC/HybG/HupF family hydrogenase formation chaperone, whose protein sequence is MCLAIPARIEELQGEGMARVRVGESQTFLTASVMLLPEEPKVGDYVIVHAGFALHVMTPKEAEDSLAALRELAQALEGTPANF, encoded by the coding sequence ATGTGTCTTGCCATACCAGCCAGAATTGAAGAGCTTCAGGGCGAGGGCATGGCCCGCGTGCGTGTGGGCGAAAGCCAGACCTTTCTTACGGCTTCTGTCATGCTGCTGCCCGAGGAACCCAAGGTCGGCGATTACGTGATCGTACATGCCGGTTTTGCCCTGCACGTCATGACCCCCAAAGAGGCAGAAGACAGCCTTGCGGCGCTGCGTGAACTGGCACAGGCACTGGAAGGCACACCGGCAAACTTCTGA
- a CDS encoding peptidoglycan bridge formation glycyltransferase FemA/FemB family protein has translation MVDVIAKATNNLNPTDILFQTPYWAQVKSQMGMAPMAFDILSSETWGDVLVLVKDHCGHKLALVPQGPEHAPAEDSYGQYLEDLSLALADRLEPDVAFIRYDLPWKSLYAEEMHEQGWSAFPEPRIREMRMNMGTRYWNLKKSSTDMTVASSLVVDLDGSEDNILARMKPKTRYNIGLAQRKGVTVHMADSDSLADFYGLYVQTARRNGFIPCSMQQFSAMFHCKFGNKDGTNIIFLLTRHGRDILSGAIIGISGQCANFLYGASGNIKRNYMASSLMHWTGMRIARQRGCLTYEMGAVSPTPDDAHPFNGLHRFKAGFGGRIELRSGSWDYPLNEGAYRSIQNAEALYRELGA, from the coding sequence ATGGTGGATGTGATCGCCAAGGCGACCAACAATCTGAACCCCACAGACATCCTGTTTCAGACACCCTACTGGGCGCAGGTCAAATCGCAGATGGGCATGGCCCCCATGGCTTTTGACATCCTTTCTTCCGAAACCTGGGGCGACGTGCTGGTGCTTGTAAAAGACCACTGCGGGCACAAGCTTGCCCTTGTGCCGCAGGGTCCGGAACACGCCCCTGCTGAGGATTCGTACGGCCAGTATCTGGAAGACCTCTCCCTTGCACTGGCTGACCGGCTGGAACCGGATGTGGCCTTTATACGCTACGACCTGCCGTGGAAGTCGCTGTATGCAGAAGAAATGCACGAACAGGGCTGGTCTGCCTTTCCCGAGCCGCGCATCCGCGAAATGCGCATGAACATGGGCACCAGATACTGGAACCTGAAAAAGTCTTCCACAGACATGACTGTGGCAAGCTCTCTGGTTGTCGACCTCGACGGAAGTGAAGACAACATACTGGCCAGAATGAAGCCCAAGACCCGCTACAATATCGGGCTGGCCCAGCGCAAGGGCGTGACCGTGCATATGGCAGACAGCGACAGCCTTGCCGATTTTTACGGTTTGTATGTGCAGACTGCCAGAAGAAACGGATTTATCCCCTGCAGCATGCAGCAGTTCTCGGCCATGTTCCACTGCAAGTTTGGTAACAAGGACGGGACGAATATTATCTTTTTGCTGACCCGGCACGGGCGCGACATTCTCTCCGGCGCCATAATCGGCATTTCGGGACAGTGCGCAAACTTTCTGTACGGGGCTTCAGGCAACATAAAGCGAAACTACATGGCCTCGAGTCTCATGCACTGGACAGGCATGCGTATTGCGCGGCAGCGCGGCTGTCTCACCTACGAAATGGGCGCTGTTTCGCCCACTCCAGACGACGCGCACCCTTTTAACGGGCTGCACAGATTCAAGGCGGGCTTTGGCGGCCGCATCGAGCTGCGCAGCGGCTCGTGGGACTATCCGCTGAATGAAGGGGCATACCGTTCCATCCAGAATGCCGAGGCACTGTACAGAGAGCTTGGCGCATGA
- the rnk gene encoding nucleoside diphosphate kinase regulator, giving the protein MQDYPNIIITTRDAARLETLLEGLPAGSFPGYKALEEELYRATVVAPEKVPPTVVTMNSTVRFAVLPSGVERRLKLVYPGKTDASDDTVSILAPVGSALLGLAEGDEILWPNPNGGTLHLIVHEVEEQPERAGHYDQ; this is encoded by the coding sequence ATGCAAGATTACCCCAATATTATTATTACCACCCGCGATGCCGCCAGGCTGGAAACACTGCTGGAAGGCCTGCCCGCCGGCAGTTTTCCCGGCTATAAAGCTCTGGAAGAAGAACTCTACCGGGCCACGGTTGTGGCCCCCGAAAAAGTGCCGCCCACCGTGGTGACCATGAATTCCACAGTGCGTTTCGCGGTTCTGCCTTCAGGTGTCGAACGCCGCCTGAAGCTCGTGTACCCTGGCAAAACAGACGCCAGCGACGACACGGTTTCCATTCTGGCTCCAGTGGGCAGCGCCCTGTTGGGACTGGCCGAGGGTGACGAAATTCTCTGGCCCAATCCCAACGGCGGAACCCTGCACCTTATAGTACATGAAGTGGAAGAACAGCCGGAACGTGCTGGGCACTACGACCAGTAG
- the hmcD gene encoding sulfate respiration complex protein HmcD: protein MEFNTFYQYFLFTKSWAYVMMFVVLPVYVLYWNFVLFPDKKDRSKGSKH from the coding sequence ATGGAATTCAATACTTTTTATCAGTATTTTCTCTTCACCAAGAGCTGGGCTTATGTGATGATGTTTGTGGTACTGCCGGTTTACGTGCTGTACTGGAACTTCGTCCTTTTCCCTGACAAAAAAGACCGCTCCAAGGGCTCCAAGCACTAG
- the hmcC gene encoding sulfate respiration complex protein HmcC — MAHHSIVIPTRDKLFNISEFLTPTPGNIISAIILTVGFIITVIRFTVGIGSVTNLSDVQPWGMWIGFDLLCGVCLAAGGYFTTVACYIMGMKHFHSAVRPAITTAFLGYGFVVVALLYDLGHPLRLPFMFFFPGTTSVLFEVGLCVATYVTVLLIEFSVAPLEWLSCRYPWLLKIRKIVIKCTIPLTIFGVTLSTLHQSSLGALYLIAPGKLFPLWYSPFMPMFFFVSSMAAGASMVVFEGMLAHRGVHHYMDKTHLAEADDVTFSFSRAASFILFAYFMLKLIDMLVQANIPYLFTGYGAWWMVEMLGFVLMPALIYAKGARDRNLTLCRIGATNTVLGIVLNRFNVSMVAFNYTLPSAERYFPSIWEICISMFVVTMIVTVYRFIVYNMPVLYEHPDFKGEEH, encoded by the coding sequence ATGGCACATCACAGCATAGTTATTCCCACCAGGGACAAGCTGTTCAATATCAGCGAATTCCTGACGCCCACCCCTGGCAATATCATTTCCGCCATCATTCTGACGGTGGGCTTCATCATCACCGTTATCCGCTTTACCGTGGGTATCGGCTCTGTAACCAACCTCAGCGATGTGCAGCCCTGGGGCATGTGGATTGGCTTTGACCTTCTGTGCGGCGTGTGCCTTGCAGCGGGCGGCTACTTCACCACCGTGGCCTGCTACATCATGGGCATGAAGCACTTCCACTCTGCCGTGCGCCCGGCCATCACCACGGCCTTTTTGGGCTACGGTTTCGTGGTTGTCGCCCTGCTGTATGACCTTGGTCATCCGCTGCGTCTGCCCTTCATGTTCTTCTTCCCCGGTACGACCTCGGTTCTCTTTGAAGTGGGTCTGTGCGTGGCTACCTACGTTACAGTGCTGCTCATCGAATTCTCGGTTGCACCGCTGGAATGGCTGTCGTGCCGCTACCCCTGGTTGCTCAAGATCCGCAAGATCGTGATCAAGTGCACCATTCCGCTGACCATCTTCGGCGTGACCCTGTCCACCCTGCACCAGTCCTCGCTCGGCGCGCTCTACCTGATCGCTCCTGGTAAGCTGTTCCCCCTGTGGTACTCGCCCTTCATGCCCATGTTCTTCTTCGTAAGCTCCATGGCCGCTGGCGCGTCCATGGTTGTCTTTGAAGGCATGCTGGCCCACCGTGGCGTGCACCACTACATGGACAAGACCCACCTGGCTGAAGCTGACGATGTTACCTTCAGCTTCTCCCGCGCGGCCTCGTTCATCCTGTTTGCCTACTTCATGCTCAAGCTCATCGACATGCTTGTGCAGGCCAACATCCCCTACCTCTTCACGGGCTACGGCGCGTGGTGGATGGTGGAAATGCTGGGCTTTGTGCTCATGCCCGCCCTGATCTACGCCAAGGGCGCGCGCGATCGCAACCTGACCCTGTGCCGCATTGGCGCTACCAACACCGTGTTGGGCATCGTGCTGAACCGTTTCAACGTTTCCATGGTCGCCTTCAACTACACGCTGCCTTCGGCAGAGCGCTACTTCCCCAGCATCTGGGAAATCTGCATCTCCATGTTTGTGGTGACCATGATCGTCACGGTTTACCGCTTCATCGTTTACAACATGCCGGTGCTGTACGAACACCCAGACTTCAAGGGCGAAGAACACTAA